In Osmia lignaria lignaria isolate PbOS001 chromosome 5, iyOsmLign1, whole genome shotgun sequence, a single genomic region encodes these proteins:
- the TER94 gene encoding transitional endoplasmic reticulum ATPase TER94 isoform X1: MSDPKSSEDLATAILRKKDKPNRLLVDEAIADDNSVVALSQAKMDELQLFRGDTVLLKGKRRKETVCIVLSDDTCPDEKIRMNRVIRNNLRVRLSDVVSVQACPEVKYGKRIHVLPMDDTITGLTGNLFEVYLKPYFLEAYRPIHKDDNFIVRGGMRAVEFKVVETDPGPFCIVAPDTVIHCEGEPIKREEEEESLNAVGYDDIGGVRKQLAQIKEMVELPLKHPSLFKAIGVKPPRGILLYGPPGTGKTLIARAVANETGAFFFLINGPEIMSKLAGESESNLRKAFEEAEKNSPAIIFIDELDAIAPKREKTHGEVERRIVSQLLTLMDGMKQSAHVIVMAATNRPNSIDPALRRFGRFDKEIDIGIPDATGRLEILRIHTKNMKLADDVELEEIAAETHGHVGADLASLCSEAALQQIREKMDLIDLEEEHIDAEVLSSLAVTMDNFKYAMTKSSPSALRETIVEVPTVTWDDIGGLQNVKMELQELVQYPVEHPDKFLKFGMQPSRGVLFYGPPGCGKTLLAKAIANECQANFISVKGPELLTMWFGESEANVRDVFDKARSAAPCVLFFDELDSIAKSRGGTVGDAGGAADRVINQILTEMDGMGAKKNVFIIGATNRPDIIDPAILRPGRLDQLIYIPLPDEKSREAIFRANLRKSPVAKDVDLSYIAKVTHGFSGADITEICQRACKLAIRQSIETEIRREKERASNPSASMDMDEDDPVPEITRAHFEEAMRFARRSVSDNDIRKYEMFAQTLQQSRGFGSNFRFPQSGTSGTQDTTQGDQTFQDDGDDDLYS, from the exons ATGAGCGATCCAAAAAg CAGTGAAGACCTGGCAACAGCAATCCTTCGAAAGAAGGATAAGCCAAATAGATTGTTAGTAGATGAAGCCATTGCAGATGATAATTCTGTTGTGGCTCTTTCTCAAGCAAAGATGGACGAGTTACAACTTTTTCGAGGAGATACAGTATTGCtgaaaggaaagagaaggaaagaaactGTATGCATTGTACTCTCTGATGATACTTGTCCAGATGAAAAAATTCGTATGAATCGAGTTATAAGAAATAACTTACGCGTACGTTTGAGCGATGTTGTATCTGTACAAGCGTGTCCAGAAGTTAAATATGGAAAACGTATTCATGTACTACCAATGGATGACACAATAACTGGTTTAACTGG AAATTTGTTTGAAGTATATTTAAAACCCTATTTTCTGGAAGCTTATCGTCCGATTCATAAAGATGACAATTTTATCGTACGCGGTGGAATGCGCGCCGTTGAATTTAAGGTTGTAGAAACAGATCCTGGGCCGTTTTGCATTGTAGCTCCAGATACTGTAATTCATTGTGAAGGTGAACCTATTAAGAGAGAG gaagaaGAGGAGTCGTTAAATGCTGTAGGTTACGACGATATCGGTGGTGTTCGTAAACAGCTAGCTCAAATTAAAGAAATGGTAGAATTACCTTTAAAACATCCATCTTTATTCAAAGCTATTGGAGTTAAACCACCTCGTGGTATTCTCTTATATGGACCACCTGGTACAGGAAAAACTCTTATTGCTCGTGCCGTTGCAAATGAAACTGGAGCATTCTTCTTTCTTATTAATG GTCCCGAAATTATGAGTAAACTTGCCGGGGAATCGGAAAGTAATTTAAGAAAAGCATTTGAAGAAGCTGAGAAAAATTCTCCAGCTATTATTTTCATCGATGAACTTGATGCCATTGCTCCGAAAAGAGAAAAA acgcATGGAGAAGTAGAAAGGCGTATAGTTTCTCAGTTATTAACTTTAATGGATGGTATGAAACAAAGCGCTCATGTTATTGTAATGGCAGCTACTAATCGGCCCAACAGCATTGATCCGGCATTACGACGTTTCGGTCGTTTTGATAAAGAAATTGATATTGGTATACCCGATGCAACTGGCCGTTTAGAAATCTTAAGAATTCATACGAAAAACATGAAACTTGCCGATGATGTTGAGTTAGAAGAG atCGCAGCAGAAACACACGGTCATGTTGGTGCCGATTTAGCATCATTATGCTCTGAAGCAGCATTACAACAAATTCGTGAAAAAATGGATCTTATTGATTTAGAGGAAGAACACATAGATGCCGAAGTCTTATCTTCTCTTGCCGTAACAATGGATAACTTCAAG TATGCCATGACCAAGAGTAGTCCAAGTGCTTTACGAGAAACCATTGTGGAAGTACCAACTGTTACATGGGATGACATTGGAGGTTTGCAGAATGTTAAGATGGAGCTGCAAGAGTTAGTACAG TATCCAGTTGAACATCCAGACAAGTTCTTGAAATTTGGTATGCAACCATCGAGAGGTGTATTATTCTATGGACCTCCTGGTTGCGGTAAAACATTATTGGCTAAAGCGATTGCTAATGAATGTCAGGCAAACTTCATTTCTGTAAAGGGTCCTGAATTATTAACGATGTGGTTTGGCGAGTCTGAAGCAAATGTTAGAGATGTTTTTGATAAG GCAAGATCAGCAGCACCTTGTGTACTGTTTTTCGATGAACTTGATTCTATTGCAAAATCTCGTGGAGGTACTGTAGGAGACGCTGGCGGAGCAGCGGATCGCGTGATAAATCAAATCTTAACAGAAATGGATGGGATGGGAGCAAAGAAAAACGTTTTCATAATAGGCGCTACTAATCGTCCTGACATTATAGACCCGGCTATTTTACGACCTGGTAGATTAGATCAATTGATTTATATTCCATTGCCGGATGAGAAGTCTCGCGAAGCGATTTTCAGAGCCAATCTTCGAAAATCGCCTGTAGCTAag GATGTAGATCTAAGCTATATAGCTAAAGTGACGCATGGGTTCTCTGGTGCCGATATAACAGAAATTTGTCAACGTGCGTGCAAACTTGCGATCAGACAAAGCATTGAAACTGAAattcgaagagaaaaagaacgaGCTAGTAATCCTTCTGCATCTATGGAT ATGGATGAAGATGACCCTGTACCGGAAATAACACGAGCTCACTTCGAAGAAGCGATGAGGTTTGCGCGACGTTCGGTATCCGATAATGATATCCGGAAATATGAAATGTTTGCACAAACACTTCAACAGTCTCGTGGTTTTGGAAGTAATTTCAG ATTTCCGCAGAGCGGAACCAGCGGAACGCAAGATACAACGCAAGGTGATCAAACCTTCCAAGATGATGGGGATGATGATCTTTACAGCTAA
- the TER94 gene encoding transitional endoplasmic reticulum ATPase TER94 isoform X2, with amino-acid sequence MSDPKSEDLATAILRKKDKPNRLLVDEAIADDNSVVALSQAKMDELQLFRGDTVLLKGKRRKETVCIVLSDDTCPDEKIRMNRVIRNNLRVRLSDVVSVQACPEVKYGKRIHVLPMDDTITGLTGNLFEVYLKPYFLEAYRPIHKDDNFIVRGGMRAVEFKVVETDPGPFCIVAPDTVIHCEGEPIKREEEEESLNAVGYDDIGGVRKQLAQIKEMVELPLKHPSLFKAIGVKPPRGILLYGPPGTGKTLIARAVANETGAFFFLINGPEIMSKLAGESESNLRKAFEEAEKNSPAIIFIDELDAIAPKREKTHGEVERRIVSQLLTLMDGMKQSAHVIVMAATNRPNSIDPALRRFGRFDKEIDIGIPDATGRLEILRIHTKNMKLADDVELEEIAAETHGHVGADLASLCSEAALQQIREKMDLIDLEEEHIDAEVLSSLAVTMDNFKYAMTKSSPSALRETIVEVPTVTWDDIGGLQNVKMELQELVQYPVEHPDKFLKFGMQPSRGVLFYGPPGCGKTLLAKAIANECQANFISVKGPELLTMWFGESEANVRDVFDKARSAAPCVLFFDELDSIAKSRGGTVGDAGGAADRVINQILTEMDGMGAKKNVFIIGATNRPDIIDPAILRPGRLDQLIYIPLPDEKSREAIFRANLRKSPVAKDVDLSYIAKVTHGFSGADITEICQRACKLAIRQSIETEIRREKERASNPSASMDMDEDDPVPEITRAHFEEAMRFARRSVSDNDIRKYEMFAQTLQQSRGFGSNFRFPQSGTSGTQDTTQGDQTFQDDGDDDLYS; translated from the exons ATGAGCGATCCAAAAAg TGAAGACCTGGCAACAGCAATCCTTCGAAAGAAGGATAAGCCAAATAGATTGTTAGTAGATGAAGCCATTGCAGATGATAATTCTGTTGTGGCTCTTTCTCAAGCAAAGATGGACGAGTTACAACTTTTTCGAGGAGATACAGTATTGCtgaaaggaaagagaaggaaagaaactGTATGCATTGTACTCTCTGATGATACTTGTCCAGATGAAAAAATTCGTATGAATCGAGTTATAAGAAATAACTTACGCGTACGTTTGAGCGATGTTGTATCTGTACAAGCGTGTCCAGAAGTTAAATATGGAAAACGTATTCATGTACTACCAATGGATGACACAATAACTGGTTTAACTGG AAATTTGTTTGAAGTATATTTAAAACCCTATTTTCTGGAAGCTTATCGTCCGATTCATAAAGATGACAATTTTATCGTACGCGGTGGAATGCGCGCCGTTGAATTTAAGGTTGTAGAAACAGATCCTGGGCCGTTTTGCATTGTAGCTCCAGATACTGTAATTCATTGTGAAGGTGAACCTATTAAGAGAGAG gaagaaGAGGAGTCGTTAAATGCTGTAGGTTACGACGATATCGGTGGTGTTCGTAAACAGCTAGCTCAAATTAAAGAAATGGTAGAATTACCTTTAAAACATCCATCTTTATTCAAAGCTATTGGAGTTAAACCACCTCGTGGTATTCTCTTATATGGACCACCTGGTACAGGAAAAACTCTTATTGCTCGTGCCGTTGCAAATGAAACTGGAGCATTCTTCTTTCTTATTAATG GTCCCGAAATTATGAGTAAACTTGCCGGGGAATCGGAAAGTAATTTAAGAAAAGCATTTGAAGAAGCTGAGAAAAATTCTCCAGCTATTATTTTCATCGATGAACTTGATGCCATTGCTCCGAAAAGAGAAAAA acgcATGGAGAAGTAGAAAGGCGTATAGTTTCTCAGTTATTAACTTTAATGGATGGTATGAAACAAAGCGCTCATGTTATTGTAATGGCAGCTACTAATCGGCCCAACAGCATTGATCCGGCATTACGACGTTTCGGTCGTTTTGATAAAGAAATTGATATTGGTATACCCGATGCAACTGGCCGTTTAGAAATCTTAAGAATTCATACGAAAAACATGAAACTTGCCGATGATGTTGAGTTAGAAGAG atCGCAGCAGAAACACACGGTCATGTTGGTGCCGATTTAGCATCATTATGCTCTGAAGCAGCATTACAACAAATTCGTGAAAAAATGGATCTTATTGATTTAGAGGAAGAACACATAGATGCCGAAGTCTTATCTTCTCTTGCCGTAACAATGGATAACTTCAAG TATGCCATGACCAAGAGTAGTCCAAGTGCTTTACGAGAAACCATTGTGGAAGTACCAACTGTTACATGGGATGACATTGGAGGTTTGCAGAATGTTAAGATGGAGCTGCAAGAGTTAGTACAG TATCCAGTTGAACATCCAGACAAGTTCTTGAAATTTGGTATGCAACCATCGAGAGGTGTATTATTCTATGGACCTCCTGGTTGCGGTAAAACATTATTGGCTAAAGCGATTGCTAATGAATGTCAGGCAAACTTCATTTCTGTAAAGGGTCCTGAATTATTAACGATGTGGTTTGGCGAGTCTGAAGCAAATGTTAGAGATGTTTTTGATAAG GCAAGATCAGCAGCACCTTGTGTACTGTTTTTCGATGAACTTGATTCTATTGCAAAATCTCGTGGAGGTACTGTAGGAGACGCTGGCGGAGCAGCGGATCGCGTGATAAATCAAATCTTAACAGAAATGGATGGGATGGGAGCAAAGAAAAACGTTTTCATAATAGGCGCTACTAATCGTCCTGACATTATAGACCCGGCTATTTTACGACCTGGTAGATTAGATCAATTGATTTATATTCCATTGCCGGATGAGAAGTCTCGCGAAGCGATTTTCAGAGCCAATCTTCGAAAATCGCCTGTAGCTAag GATGTAGATCTAAGCTATATAGCTAAAGTGACGCATGGGTTCTCTGGTGCCGATATAACAGAAATTTGTCAACGTGCGTGCAAACTTGCGATCAGACAAAGCATTGAAACTGAAattcgaagagaaaaagaacgaGCTAGTAATCCTTCTGCATCTATGGAT ATGGATGAAGATGACCCTGTACCGGAAATAACACGAGCTCACTTCGAAGAAGCGATGAGGTTTGCGCGACGTTCGGTATCCGATAATGATATCCGGAAATATGAAATGTTTGCACAAACACTTCAACAGTCTCGTGGTTTTGGAAGTAATTTCAG ATTTCCGCAGAGCGGAACCAGCGGAACGCAAGATACAACGCAAGGTGATCAAACCTTCCAAGATGATGGGGATGATGATCTTTACAGCTAA
- the LOC117604756 gene encoding leptin receptor gene-related protein, giving the protein MNGLHYQIALVILAFAGSIGMTFVILGCALPAYKIWWPFFVVLFYVLAPIPTIIARRYTDDYGSNSNPCLELAIFITMGFVVSSFALPMVLARSPANDPVIHWGACYLTLAGNVVVYLTLVGFFITSDQDDTYYNTC; this is encoded by the exons ATGAATGGTCTTCACTATCAAATAGC attagTAATTTTGGCATTTGCTGGATCTATTGGTATGACATTTGTCATACTTGGATGTGCTTTGCCAGCATATAA AATATGGTGGCCATTTTTTGTTGTATTATTCTATGTATTGGCACCCATTCCAACAATAATTGCACGTCGCTACACAGATGATTATGGAAGTAATTCCAATCCATGTTTGGAATTGGCTATATTCATAACTATGGGTTTTGTTGTATCATCTTTTGCTCTTCCTATGGTCTTAGCAAGATCACCAGCCAATGATCCAGtg atACACTGGGGTGCTTGCTACTTGACATTAGCGGGTAATGTTGTCGTGTATCTAACTTTAGTGGGATTCTTTATAACATCTGATCAAGATGACACTTATTACAACACATGCTGA